In Papaver somniferum cultivar HN1 chromosome 1, ASM357369v1, whole genome shotgun sequence, a genomic segment contains:
- the LOC113323148 gene encoding thioredoxin O2, mitochondrial-like — protein sequence MKPSSSFASTCVPLFSSLYLSSSARSFCSSSSSRFQVDLILSEQGFNSSLKKAQVLGKLISPVIESLSKKFPHVTTFKVGIDQEEIRRN from the exons ATGAAACCCTCGTCTTCTTTTGCTTCAACATGTGTTCCTCTCTTCTCATCCCTCTATTTATCTTCATCAGCTCGATCTttctgttcttcttcatcatcta GGTTTCAGGTGGATCTAATTTTGTCAGAACAAGGGTTTAACAGTTCTCTCAAGAAAGCGCAAG TATTAGGCAAACTAATTTCTCCTGTCATTGAAAGTTTGAGCAAGAAATTTCCACACGTGACGACATTCAAAGTCGGCATTGATCAG GAGGAGATCCGAAGAAACTAG
- the LOC113323166 gene encoding DEAD-box ATP-dependent RNA helicase 36-like — protein MGEDTIVDQPPLFSKKKFAPKVLKKPPLVIENPQPNEPLEVEKSCDPESYNLSFSDLGLSDWATRTCKELGMKKPTQVQHHCIPRILAGQDVLGLAQTGSGKTAAFALPILNRLAENPYGVFALVITPTRELAYQLAEQFRALGASLHLRCAVVVGGMDMITQAQALMQRPHVVIATPGRIKVLLEQNPDIPSVFSKTKFLVLDEADRVLDVGFEEELSAIFQYLPKDRQTLLFSATMTENLQTLLEVSANKAYFYEQYEGFKTVESLKQQYVFIPKNVKDVYLLHILSKMEDMGVRSAIIFVSTCRSCHLLSLILEELEQPAVGLHSHKSQALRLSALHRFKSGQTPILLATDVASRGLDIPTVDLVINYDIPRYARDYVHRVGRTARAGRGGLAVSFVTQNDVDLIHEIESVVGKQLDKFECKENDVLAEMTKVYKAKRIATMKMMDDGYEQKAEERKAQKLKTLSEKGLLKEKTNKKRRRTKTTSAEESK, from the exons ATGGGGGAAGACACTATAGTTGATCAACCTCCGTTGTTCTCGAAGAAGAAGTTTGctccaaaagttttaaaaaaaccACCCCTAGTGATAGAAAATCCTCAACCTAATGAACCCCTAGAAGTGGAAAAATCATGTGACCCTGAATCGTATAATCTTAGTTTCTCTGATCTTGGTTTATCTGACTGGGCTACTCGGACATGCAAGGAGCTTGGAATGAAGAAACCCACACAAGTTCAACATCACTGTATTCCTCGAATTCTTGCTGGTCAGGATGTTTTGGGTTTAGCTCAGACAGGTAGTGGGAAGACTGCGGCTTTTGCGTTACCTATTTTGAACCGCCTCGCAGAAAACCCCTATGGTGTGTTTGCTTTGGTGATAACACCTACTAGGGAGCTAGCTTACCAATTGGCAGAGCAGTTCAGGGCACTTGGAGCATCCTTGCACCTACGGTGTGCTGTTGTTGTTGGAGGGATGGATATGATCACTCAAGCACAAGCTTTGATGCAACGCCCACATGTTGTGATCGCAACACCAGGGAGAATTAAAGTCCTCCTTGAACAGAATCCAGATATTCCATCTGTCTTCTCGAAGACCAAG TTTCTAGTTTTGGATGAAGCTGATAGAGTTTTGGATGTTGGTTTTGAGGAGGAACTGAGTGCAATATTTCAGTACTTGCCCAAAGATAGACAAACTCTGTTGTTTTCTGCGACAATGACAGAAAACTTACAAACACTGCTTGAGGTTTCTGCAAACAAGGCATACTTTTACGAACAGTATGAGGGATTTAAGACTGTTGAATCTCTTAAACAACAGTATGTTTTTATTCCCAAAAACGTGAAAGATGTCTATCTGCTACACATTTTGTCAAAAATGGAGGACATGGGCGTTCGCTCTGCCATAATATTTGTTTCCACATGCCG GAGTTGTCACCTTCTTAGTTTGATACTGGAAGAACTTGAACAACCAGCAGTAGGATTGCATTCGCACAAGTCCCAGGCTCTAAGACTGTCTGCACTACATCGTTTCAAATCTGGTCAGACTCCCATTCTGCTGGCAACAGATGTGGCTAGTCGGGGTTTAGACATTCCAACAGTTGATCTTGTCATAAATTATGATATTCCGAG ATATGCCCGAGACTACGTTCATCGTGTTGGGCGTACAGCAAGAGCTGGCAGAGGGGGGCTGGCTGTGAGCTTTGTTACACAG AACGATGTAGATCTAATACACGAAATAGAGTCCGTCGTTGGGAAGCAGTTGGATAAGTTTGAATGCAAAGAAAATGACGTTCTTGCTGAAATGACGAAG GTTTACAAAGCTAAACGTATTGCGACTATGAAGATGATGGATGACGGTTACGAACAGAAAGCAGAAGAACGAAAAGCCCAGAAGCTAAaaacactttcagagaaaggattaCTGAAAGAAAAGACgaataagaagagaagaagaaccaaaacTACTTCTGCAGAAGAATCAAAGTAG